Proteins from a genomic interval of Epinephelus fuscoguttatus linkage group LG16, E.fuscoguttatus.final_Chr_v1:
- the LOC125903400 gene encoding uncharacterized protein LOC125903400: protein MACYYIVISSTHLRDGQLRSIKGVFRGPIGTTGQRSTEEGDSSLYCELCDKQYVRHQQYDNHINSYDHHHKQRLKELKQREFYRALACRRQRRRREEKREERALRRLHKHGERRTGECAPGSGPMFRSTTVAVEPANQTGPDFVQDWSDVHTSGSTLGTKPQTPLIQPFLPLDPALETRLLSNTQWAYDPVDTNSSTAAAAAAAQSCILNTAQMDYSDLSTASNMNTDNKNTSTKTNHFNKLSWAHNYLSSPITPNNIPTTATNTTANGSIFNKTTATNFSKNTATPAAPAITATDISISSSRAVCGPDVQSVRSRVRPVSFSLPKRSCVLLHQSAAVFIQAGRGSGLSGKQEGVTVQERAKDLREKVADQQLKSPVSAVVDGVGVGHWDTGNQCSVEIKTAIQHSEAGANMSTERGTGGHSGTGAQVSLCNRNVIRVEDSVISGSGAQLSLCNDNGTGAQVGNESGTGAHLYLNSRIPGQISDTVVTKDSECKDSEAEPRDSVEIPTQELKDLLCPATNQPQKSISGVLNETKESSVQTQPKESNSSPSDGAKESTSLPLNRPKEPFCRVLSRDGSRVLLWPSEMVRYTKTSPSISFSINPLLYDFRAHNRAKEGGEEKKGGQEEGRERIKPPVIKQADCQQRQEGMEGGREVKIDEREEEDEGGQAGNPMELVAHCSGDDAVPDCCDCRDESALKFVPVSAECHLAPTLGLQKTGRRRRRRRRGGVRRGMRKRGRRKRGQATDRKDSERGRRIISNISENQMFEGRGDERLKREGTEKEERREKGLLSNLAAHRLVGGREKRMRGEERRIRGDQTERERAGRNDEKRGELLSNLPANRCNRCNQLCLQVKREASQHQSQQSASGWGHGLRKLLCRGAACNSVISPVPGSVIETPRCPAITPDPAQNDRETGEMHKNTQAEEQEGHGDEEQRNPRKTAIRAVQDAKENACNLVISGVSFPCREAARGPEICLVPTLHGETACDPAISLVPAPFRETACSQRQTIPAGHSHPASGPAPRCSAQQTERQPRIRSAGAGMTLPADAISKEVMSKRAATADKRKTESPEAGETPRKKRRRGRRQARRFSCLLRRQSAACVGLTADPTKLNSNETETLVDNFLCSPEGKRTEKNTNCHFLCRTKHPLCHETNHSEGTFSCNTTDKLNNYCRCDDRKGGDYNADDYSQCSSDASGGEGKRKCLSEKPLSDCDTCNTPSDHNECDKTSNRDGKHDATRDNPYDKDNLGCSEMKEDEGSPADSPVDSFTCSSSDTHADHCQCEIEQTQSHKTTDFCGQTAAQSQSSEPNDCCNCKTNDACHHVCDRIHTTNKSGLGEEDETKPQCHTQLKNNLSDSTIDHKTCSSIDHRHGDGCDDVDGGQCDYLNTNRVTDCNHCVYAARKSSATEAAALTSVEQRDAERERKEEEEKQMERKRVKEKQEEWEKEWVRRKEREREDRERRKEKDFHTEKRPCFPPALPPQCIPLHAPLLLPPSLSSSSFSFRHTIIQHHLSLLPPPSHLPLHSYPPLLPSFSPHLSPLTLNPPPAPPPPPPPPPPPPIHPSFYSSSPIPLLDAPGPYPLATAFHPMQSHPPPLYPPPHPAVLPLQVLF from the coding sequence AGCCTCAAACCCCGCTGATCCAGCCCTTCCTTCCCCTGGACCCTGCGCTGGAAACCAGACTCCTCAGCAACACACAGTGGGCGTACGACCCAGTGGACACCAACAGCTCtacggctgctgctgctgctgctgcacaatcCTGCATCCTCAACACAGCCCAGATGGACTACAGCGACCTGAGCACCGCCAGCAACATGAACACTgataacaaaaacacttcaacCAAAACCAACCACTTTAACAAGCTCTCCTGGGCTCATAATTATTTAAGCAGCCCCATTACTCCCAATAACATCCCAACAACTGCCACGAACACCACAGCTAATGGCTCCATCTTCAACAAAACCACCGCGACCAACTTCAGCAAAAACACTGCCACCCCTGCCGCGCCTGCCATTACCGCTACCGacatcagcatcagcagcagcagagcagtgtgtgGACCAGACGTCCAGTCTGTCCGCAGCAGAGTCCGCCCTGTGTCCTTCTCGCTGCCCAAAAGGAGCTGCGTCCTCCTCCACCAATCAGCTGCCGTCTTCATCCAAGCTGGACGGGGCTCTGGCTTGTCGGGGAAACAAGAGGGTGTGACGGTGCAGGAAAGAGCCAAAGATCTGAGGGAGAAAGTCGCAGATCAGCAGCTCAAATCTCCTGTATCTGCAGTCGTGGACGGTGTAGGTGTGGGTCACTGGGACACTGGAAACCAGTGCAGTGTGGAAATTAAAACTGCAATCCAGCACTCTGAGGCTGGAGCCAATATGTCTACCGAGAGGGGAACTGGAGGACACTCTGGGACCGGAGCCCAGGTTTCTTTATGTAATCGCAATGTGATCAGAGTTGAGGACTCTGTTATCAGTGGGAGTGGAGCCCAGCTCTCCTTATGTAATGACAATGGGACTGGAGCCCAAGTAGGCAATGAAAGTGGGACCGGAGCTcatctttatttaaacagcagGATACCAGGACAGATTTCTGACACAGTTGTGACTAAAGATTCAGAATGCAAAGACAGCGAGGCCGAACCCCGTGACAGTGTGGAAATTCCCACCCAAGAATTGAAAGATCTGCTTTGTCCCGCCACAAATCAGCCTCAAAAATCAATTTCTGGTGTTTTAAATGAGACCAAAGAGTCTTCAGTCCAAACACAGCCCAAAGAATCAAACTCCTCTCCGTCAGACGGAGCGAAAGAATCAACGTCTTTGCCTCTAAATCGTCCCAAAGAGCCGTTCTGTCGCGTCCTGAGCCGAGATGGTAGCAGGGTTCTACTCTGGCCGTCGGAGATGGTCAGGTACACCAAGACGTCGCCCTCCATCTCCTTCAGCATCAACCCTCTACTGTACGACTTCAGAGCACATAACAGGGCCAAGGAAGGGGGTGAGGAAAAGAAAGGAGGgcaggaggaagggagggagagaataaAGCCGCCTGTGATCAAACAAGCCGACTGCCAACAGAGGCAGGAGGGtatggagggaggaagggaggtgAAGATAGATGAAAGGGAAGAAGAGGATGAAGGAGGACAGGCAGGAAATCCTATGGAACTTGTAGCCCATTGTAGCGGCGACGACGCAGTTCCAGACTGCTGCGACTGCCGTGATGAAAGCGCTTTAAAATTTGTTCCCGTTTCCGCGGAATGCCACCTTGCGCCGACGCTGGGCCTTCAAAAaacaggcaggaggaggaggaggaggaggaggggaggggtgaggagagggatgaggaagagggggaggaggaaaagaggacAAGCGACAGATAGAAAGGACTCAGAAAGGGGAAGGAGGATAATAAGCAACATTTCTGAGAATCAGATGTTTGAAGGGAGAGGAGACGAGAGGTTGAAAAGAGAGGGCACcgaaaaagaggagaggagagaaaaagggcTATTAAGTAATCTTGCGGCGCATCGGCTGgtaggagggagagaaaagaggatgAGGGGAGAAGAGAGAAGGATAAGAGGAGATCAGACAGAGCGAGAGAGGGCAGGTAGAAATGACGAGAAGAGAGGAGAGCTATTAAGTAATCTTCCTGCGAATCGGTGTAATCGGTGTAACCAGCTGTGTCTGCAGGTGAAAAGGGAGGCCAGCCAGCATCAATCCCAGCAATCAGCCTCCGGGTGGGGCCACGGGCTCAGAAAGCTCCTCTGTAGGGGTGCTGCATGCAACTCAGTGATTAGCCCCGTCCCTGGGTCTGTTATAGAGACGCCACGCTGTCCTGCAATTACGCCCGACCCCGCTCAGAATGACAGAGAGACGGGGGAGatgcacaaaaatacacaagcaGAGGAGCAGGAAGGGCACGGAGATGAGGAGCAAAGGAATCCGAGGAAGACGGCGATAAGAGCTGTTCAGGACGCTAAAGAAAACGCGTGTAACCTAGTGATTAGCGGTGTTTCTTTTCCCTGTCGAGAAGCAGCACGCGGGCCAGAAATTTGTCTTGTTCCTACACTTCATGGGGAAACAGCATGTGATCCAGCGATTAGCCTTGTCCCTGCTCCCTTTAGAGAAACAGCGTGTAGTCAAAGACAAACAATACCTGCAGGACACAGCCATCCTGCGTCGGGCCCGGCCCCACGCTGCTCCGcacaacagacagaaagacagccGAGAATCAGATCAGCCGGCGCAGGCATGACCCTCCCCGCTGATGCAATTTCAAAAGAAGTGATGTCGAAGAGAGCAGCAACAGCCGACAAGAGAAAGACGGAATCGCCGGAGGCTGGGGAAACACCGAGGAAGAAAcggaggaggggaaggaggcAAGCGAGGAGATTCTCCTGTCTTTTGAGACGGCAAAGTGCAGCTTGCGTCGGGTTGACCGCCGACCCcacaaaactcaacagcaacgaGACGGAGACACTTGTGGACAACTTCCTGTGCAGTCCAGAGGGCAAGAGGACAGAGAAAAACACCAACTGCCATTTTCTCTGCAGGACAAAACACCCTCTGTGTCATGAAACAAATCACAGTGAAGGAACATTTAGCTGTAACACCACTGACAAGCTGAATAACTACTGCCGCTGTGATGACAGAAAAGGCGGCGACTACAACGCTGATGACTACAGTCAGTGTAGCTCTGATGCTTCTGGAGGCGAGGGAAAGAGGAAGTGTTTGTCCGAGAAGCCTCTCAGTGACTGTGACACCTGTAACACACCAAGTGACCACAATGAATGTGATAAAACCTCCAACAGGGACGGAAAACATGACGCCACTCGTGACAATCCTTACGACAAAGACAATCTGGGCTGTAGCGAGATGAAGGAAGACGAGGGTTCTCCTGCTGACTCACCTGTGGACTCCTTTACCTGTAGCAGCAGTGACACACACGCTGACCACTGTCAATGTGAAATCGAGCAAACACAGAGTCACAAAACGACAGATTTTTGTGGGCAAACTGCGGCTCAGAGTCAGAGCTCAGAGCCTAACGACTGCTGTAACTGTAAAACCAATGACGCATGTCATCACGTTTGTGATCGCATCCATACAACGAACAAAAGTGGGCTCGGTGAGGAGGATGAAACCAAACCTCAGTGTCACACTCAGCTCAAAAACAACCTCTCTGATTCAACAATTGATCACAAAACCTGCAGCAGTATTGATCACAGACATGGAGACGGCTGTGATGATGTTGACGGTGGTCAGTGTGATTATCTGAACACTAATCGTGTCACTGATTGTAATCACTGTGTTTATGCTGCCCGTAAGAGTAGCGCAACGGAAGCTGCCGCGCTCACGAGTGTGGAGCAAAGAGacgcagagagggagagaaaggaggaggaggagaaacagatggagaggaagagggtgaAGGAGAAGCAGGAAGAGTGGGAGAAGGAGTGggtgaggaggaaggagagagaaagggaggacagggagagaaggaaggagaaaGATTTCCACACAGAGAAGAGGCCTTGTTTTCCTCCCGCCCTCCCTCCGCAGTGCATCCCCCTCCacgctcctctcctcctcccgccctccctctcctcctcctccttctccttccgtCACACCATCATCCAGCAtcacctctccctcctcccgCCTCCGTCGCACCTCCCCCTCCATTCATAccctcctcttctcccctctttctccccacacctctctcctctcactctcaatccacctcctgctcctccaccaccgccaccacctcctcctcctccccctatTCATCCCTCCTTCTACTCCTCATCACCAATCCCTTTACTGGATGCCCCCGGTCCGTATCCGTTAGCAACGGCGTTTCATCCCATGCAGAGTCACCCCCCGCCTCTGTATCCCCCGCCCCACCCTGCAGTGCTGCCCCTACAGGTGTTGTTCtga